One window of the Halorussus sp. MSC15.2 genome contains the following:
- a CDS encoding HAMP domain-containing sensor histidine kinase, producing the protein MAGGSWRSVLGGNRTISALGGLYVVIATARALFVLARPASLLTALVDFALVGVPGLVLLYGGYRLPETDIDPDTYPRIFGWCLAGFGAVLVLIELLMLEPGVVVAYPRWSLTFVTALGSAGGFLVGAYDARALTRKRRLQEQRRQLQRQRQELQKRSDQLQRQNERLDNFANLLAHELRSPLAVAQIYLQQTAEGDRTAAEQVTTALTRIEEMVEIILVIARGSDADIDRESVALAEVAEDAWTALDVPNADLVVETDHTLVVNPVHLRHLLENLFTNAVEHADGCATVRVGGLPSGFYVEDDGPGIPESEREQVFEAGYTTDGIGFGLVFVAELADTYGWEYAITDGPDGGARFEFTDVDLVSTKEGQRH; encoded by the coding sequence ATGGCAGGGGGAAGCTGGCGTTCGGTGCTGGGGGGCAACCGGACCATCTCGGCGCTCGGGGGTCTGTACGTCGTGATAGCGACGGCTCGGGCGCTCTTCGTCTTGGCTCGACCAGCGTCGCTTCTCACCGCCCTCGTCGATTTCGCACTCGTCGGCGTTCCCGGTCTCGTTCTGCTCTACGGCGGTTATCGGCTACCGGAGACCGATATCGACCCGGACACGTATCCGCGTATCTTCGGCTGGTGTCTCGCCGGGTTCGGTGCCGTCCTCGTTCTCATCGAACTGCTCATGCTCGAACCGGGCGTCGTCGTCGCGTACCCGCGCTGGTCGCTCACGTTCGTCACCGCGCTCGGGAGCGCCGGTGGCTTCCTCGTGGGTGCGTACGACGCTCGCGCGTTGACTCGCAAGCGCCGACTGCAGGAGCAGCGTCGGCAACTCCAGCGACAGCGACAGGAACTACAGAAACGGAGCGACCAACTCCAGCGCCAGAACGAGCGCCTCGACAACTTCGCGAACCTCCTCGCGCACGAGCTTCGCAGTCCGCTGGCAGTCGCCCAGATATACCTCCAGCAGACCGCCGAGGGCGACCGCACCGCCGCCGAGCAGGTCACGACGGCGCTCACCCGCATCGAGGAGATGGTCGAAATCATCCTCGTCATCGCCCGAGGGTCGGACGCGGATATCGACCGAGAGTCGGTGGCGCTCGCCGAGGTGGCCGAGGACGCGTGGACCGCCCTCGACGTTCCGAACGCGGACCTCGTCGTGGAGACCGACCACACGCTGGTGGTGAATCCCGTCCACCTCCGTCACCTTCTGGAGAATCTGTTCACGAACGCGGTCGAACACGCCGACGGGTGCGCCACCGTTCGCGTCGGGGGACTTCCCTCGGGATTCTACGTCGAGGACGACGGACCCGGGATTCCCGAGTCCGAGCGCGAGCAGGTGTTCGAAGCGGGGTACACCACGGACGGTATCGGCTTCGGTCTGGTGTTCGTCGCCGAACTCGCCGACACGTACGGGTGGGAGTACGCGATTACGGACGGCCCGGACGGCGGCGCGCGGTTCGAGTTCACCGACGTCGACCTCGTCTCGACGAAGGAAGGCCAGCGACACTGA
- the corA gene encoding magnesium/cobalt transporter CorA — MTVEATVYTTDGTTTYADLQDARDATGTTWVRASDATADEMAAVASVFDVHSLSVEDVRNGVRPKTEEFDDHVFVLLKTATLRRGETSFEEEIRQRSVGFFVGDDWLVTMSMESVDAVERIWEMVVREEGRILRRGPDFTAYRTIDGIVDAYFDVLDEIEDQIERVEDEVTTSTDIETLETINNVRRELLSFRKLLWPTREATGYLARGDPDQIQEDTEKYYRDVYDHLVQLVDLTETYRDLANGARDIYLNTLSLSTNEVMKKLTVVATIVLPLTFVVGVYGMNFADSPYNMPELGWTYGYPAVMLGMLAVTAILVAYFREEGYV, encoded by the coding sequence GTGACCGTCGAGGCGACCGTCTACACGACCGACGGGACCACGACCTACGCCGACCTGCAGGACGCCCGCGACGCGACCGGAACTACGTGGGTCAGAGCGTCCGACGCGACGGCCGACGAGATGGCAGCGGTCGCGTCGGTGTTCGACGTCCACTCGCTGTCGGTGGAGGACGTGCGCAACGGCGTCCGGCCGAAGACCGAGGAGTTCGACGACCACGTGTTCGTCCTGCTGAAGACGGCTACCCTGCGCCGGGGCGAGACCTCGTTCGAGGAGGAGATTCGCCAGCGGTCGGTCGGGTTCTTCGTCGGTGACGACTGGTTGGTCACGATGTCGATGGAGTCGGTTGACGCCGTCGAACGAATCTGGGAGATGGTGGTGCGCGAGGAAGGTCGCATCCTGCGACGCGGTCCCGACTTCACTGCATACCGGACCATCGACGGCATCGTGGACGCCTACTTCGACGTGCTGGACGAAATCGAGGACCAGATAGAGCGCGTCGAGGACGAGGTGACGACCTCGACCGACATCGAGACGCTGGAGACCATCAACAACGTCCGGCGGGAACTGCTCTCGTTCCGGAAACTGCTGTGGCCCACGCGCGAGGCCACCGGCTACCTCGCACGGGGGGACCCGGACCAGATTCAGGAGGACACCGAGAAGTACTACCGGGACGTGTACGACCACCTCGTCCAACTCGTGGACCTGACCGAGACGTACCGGGACCTCGCCAACGGTGCCCGCGACATCTACCTCAACACCCTCTCGCTCTCGACCAACGAGGTGATGAAGAAACTGACCGTCGTGGCGACCATCGTCCTCCCGCTGACCTTCGTGGTCGGCGTCTACGGGATGAACTTCGCCGACAGTCCCTACAACATGCCGGAACTCGGTTGGACCTACGGTTACCCCGCGGTCATGCTCGGGATGCTCGCGGTGACGGCGATTCTGGTTGCGTACTTCCGCGAGGAAGGTTACGTGTGA
- a CDS encoding DUF6517 family protein, giving the protein MARRVVAGVLVAVLVVSSGCTGVLSGPVTFSATEATVSDAALEETGYEHNSTEKMELSRTVSAAGQSKEVEVTNWISEYHKTVGLPGVGEQKAAVFVTFSSPQVEVLGKSLNPLDKYDNRQLAQQFTSQLRSVNNVRQVGAQNRTMLGKSTRVTKFEATVTTATGVEFDAYVHVTKVKHEGDFVVALAVYPQKLPGQSDAVSRLLRGVQHGE; this is encoded by the coding sequence ATGGCACGCAGAGTAGTGGCTGGCGTTCTGGTCGCTGTACTCGTCGTCTCCAGCGGATGTACCGGTGTCCTCTCGGGACCGGTCACGTTCTCGGCGACGGAGGCGACGGTCAGCGACGCCGCCCTCGAAGAGACGGGGTACGAGCACAACAGCACCGAGAAGATGGAACTCTCCCGAACGGTCTCGGCGGCGGGCCAGAGCAAGGAGGTCGAAGTGACAAACTGGATTTCGGAGTACCACAAGACGGTCGGCCTCCCGGGCGTCGGCGAGCAGAAGGCCGCGGTCTTCGTCACGTTCTCCAGTCCGCAGGTCGAGGTCCTCGGCAAGTCGCTCAACCCGCTGGACAAGTACGACAACCGACAGTTGGCCCAGCAGTTCACTTCCCAACTGCGGAGCGTGAACAACGTCCGACAGGTCGGCGCACAGAACCGGACGATGCTCGGCAAATCGACGAGGGTGACGAAGTTCGAGGCCACCGTGACGACCGCCACGGGCGTCGAGTTCGACGCTTACGTCCACGTCACGAAGGTGAAACACGAGGGCGACTTCGTGGTCGCGCTCGCTGTCTACCCCCAGAAACTTCCCGGGCAGAGCGACGCGGTGTCGCGACTCCTGCGCGGCGTCCAGCACGGCGAGTAA
- the cysS gene encoding cysteine--tRNA ligase — MTLQVTNTLTGEPEPFEPQDPDSVLLYYCGLTVSDLAHLGHARSWVHVDVMHRWLEHLGYDVRHVENFTDVNEKIVARVGEEGLGDSESEVARHFVSEVIADMRSLNLKRAEVYPRVSEHVPEIIDLVETLVEKGYAYESNGSVYFDVTQFEEYGKLSNQNVEEMEAQGEEDELSEKRNAADFALWKAGEAHPDDGESGGETWDSPWGEGRPGWHIECSAMSMSHLGETLDLHVGGQDLVFPHHENEIAQSEAATGQQFVNYWLHVRLLETGGEKMSSSLQNYFTVRNAVSEFGADAIRMFLLSTAYNNRQTYSEETLDEAVERWERLARGYERAAEAADSADARTKVEDADLRDAVAATREEFEAAMNDDFNTREAITALLELVSAVNKHVDSREEHDYRALRDAVETFETFGEDVLGLALTGDGEGNVELLDEVVELVLDLRERERESGNYERADDLRDELEALGVEVQDTDSGPEFRVE; from the coding sequence ATGACGCTCCAAGTGACGAACACCCTCACCGGGGAGCCGGAACCGTTCGAACCGCAGGACCCCGACTCCGTCCTCCTCTACTACTGCGGACTCACGGTCTCGGACCTCGCCCACCTCGGGCACGCCCGGTCGTGGGTCCACGTCGACGTGATGCATCGGTGGCTCGAACACCTCGGCTACGACGTGCGCCACGTCGAGAACTTCACCGACGTGAACGAGAAAATCGTCGCGCGCGTCGGCGAGGAGGGACTGGGCGACAGCGAGAGCGAGGTGGCTCGCCACTTCGTCTCGGAGGTCATCGCGGACATGCGGTCGCTCAACCTCAAGCGCGCGGAGGTCTACCCTCGCGTCAGCGAACACGTCCCCGAGATAATCGACCTCGTGGAGACCCTCGTCGAGAAGGGGTACGCCTACGAGTCGAACGGGTCGGTCTACTTCGACGTGACCCAGTTCGAGGAGTACGGCAAACTCTCGAACCAGAACGTCGAGGAGATGGAAGCGCAGGGCGAGGAAGACGAACTGTCCGAGAAGCGCAACGCCGCCGACTTCGCACTCTGGAAGGCCGGCGAAGCGCATCCGGACGACGGCGAGTCGGGTGGCGAGACGTGGGACTCGCCGTGGGGCGAGGGCCGTCCGGGGTGGCACATCGAGTGCTCCGCGATGAGCATGAGCCACCTCGGCGAGACGCTCGACCTCCACGTCGGCGGGCAGGACCTCGTCTTCCCCCACCACGAGAACGAAATCGCCCAGAGCGAGGCCGCGACCGGCCAGCAGTTCGTCAACTACTGGCTCCACGTCCGCCTGCTGGAGACCGGCGGCGAGAAGATGTCCTCGTCGCTCCAGAACTACTTCACGGTCCGCAACGCCGTCTCGGAGTTCGGGGCCGACGCCATCCGGATGTTCCTGCTCTCGACCGCGTACAACAACCGCCAGACCTACAGCGAGGAGACGCTGGACGAGGCGGTCGAACGCTGGGAGCGACTGGCACGGGGCTACGAGCGAGCGGCCGAGGCCGCCGACAGCGCTGACGCCCGGACGAAAGTCGAGGACGCGGACCTGCGGGACGCCGTGGCCGCGACCCGCGAGGAGTTCGAGGCCGCGATGAACGACGACTTCAACACCCGCGAGGCCATCACGGCGCTGCTGGAACTCGTCAGCGCAGTCAACAAGCACGTCGATTCCCGCGAGGAGCACGACTACCGCGCGCTCCGGGACGCCGTCGAGACGTTCGAGACCTTCGGCGAGGACGTTCTCGGGTTGGCGCTGACGGGCGACGGCGAGGGGAACGTCGAACTGCTCGACGAAGTTGTGGAACTCGTCCTCGACCTTCGCGAACGCGAGCGCGAGTCGGGCAACTACGAACGGGCCGACGACCTCCGCGACGAACTCGAAGCGCTGGGCGTCGAAGTGCAGGACACCGACTCGGGACCCGAGTTCCGCGTCGAATAG
- a CDS encoding methytransferase partner Trm112: MKQSLMDIICCPLDKQELELDATETDDEEVITGTLTCTECGETYPIEDGIPNLLPPDMREVEA; this comes from the coding sequence ATGAAGCAGTCGCTGATGGACATCATCTGTTGTCCGCTGGACAAGCAGGAACTCGAACTCGACGCCACCGAAACCGACGACGAGGAGGTCATCACCGGGACGCTGACCTGCACCGAGTGCGGCGAGACCTACCCTATCGAGGACGGCATCCCCAACCTCCTGCCGCCGGACATGCGCGAGGTGGAGGCGTAG
- a CDS encoding UPF0058 family protein — protein MRKVELIYLHALLAKTHDYLAARHDLPERFDEYETDEIGPYQIQRRKEDHESATRLLAERLADEVADDERELEVPEP, from the coding sequence ATGCGCAAAGTCGAACTCATCTACCTTCACGCGCTGCTCGCAAAGACCCACGATTACCTCGCGGCCCGCCACGACCTGCCGGAGAGGTTCGACGAGTACGAGACCGACGAAATCGGGCCGTACCAGATTCAGCGCCGGAAAGAGGACCACGAGTCGGCGACCCGACTGCTCGCCGAGCGACTCGCCGACGAAGTCGCTGACGACGAACGAGAACTCGAAGTTCCGGAACCGTGA
- a CDS encoding adenylosuccinate synthase, whose amino-acid sequence MTVTIVGSQLGDEGKGGVVDLWGDAVDVVARYQGGDNAGHTVVEDGTEYKLSLVPSGAVRGKVGVLGNGCVVNPATLFEEIDDLRERGLDPDVRVARRAHVIFPYHRVLDGIEEDVKSESDQEVGTTGRGIGPTYEDKAGRRGIRVGDLLDPELLREKLEYVVPQKQRLAEDVFGVETGEEFDIASLFEEYKRYGERLADEDMTVDSGEFLTDRIESGDQLMFEGAQGTLIDIDHGNYPYVTSSNPTAGGAATGTGLSPGVVGGGDIVGIVKAYLTRVGSGPLPTELGGVEGDTPGYDEQGEGENEELAEYIREEGGEYGTVTGRPRRVGWLDVPMLRHSARTNGFTGLAVNHIDVLSGLDEVKVAHSYDLDGEERYTVPATTERWAECEPNYRTFDGWDDVDWSRIAEEGYDAIPENARTYLEYVSDELDAAIYAVGVGPGREETVVVENPLE is encoded by the coding sequence ATGACCGTAACCATCGTCGGTTCGCAACTCGGCGACGAGGGAAAAGGCGGCGTCGTGGACCTCTGGGGCGACGCCGTCGACGTGGTCGCCCGCTATCAGGGCGGGGACAACGCTGGCCACACCGTCGTCGAGGACGGCACCGAGTACAAACTCTCGCTCGTTCCGAGCGGTGCAGTCCGCGGGAAGGTCGGCGTCCTCGGCAACGGGTGCGTCGTCAATCCCGCGACGCTGTTCGAGGAGATAGACGACCTGCGAGAGCGGGGTCTCGACCCCGACGTGCGCGTGGCCCGGCGCGCGCACGTCATCTTCCCGTACCACCGCGTGCTCGACGGTATCGAGGAAGACGTCAAGAGCGAGTCCGACCAAGAGGTCGGGACGACGGGGCGGGGTATCGGCCCGACGTACGAGGACAAAGCGGGTCGGCGCGGCATCCGCGTCGGCGACCTGCTCGACCCCGAACTGCTCCGGGAGAAGTTGGAGTACGTCGTGCCGCAGAAACAGCGACTCGCCGAGGACGTGTTCGGCGTCGAGACGGGCGAAGAGTTCGACATCGCCAGTCTCTTCGAGGAGTACAAGCGCTACGGCGAGCGTCTGGCGGACGAGGACATGACCGTCGATTCCGGCGAGTTCCTCACCGACCGCATCGAGTCCGGCGACCAGTTGATGTTCGAGGGCGCGCAGGGCACCCTCATCGACATCGACCACGGGAACTACCCGTACGTCACGTCCTCGAACCCCACGGCGGGCGGGGCCGCCACCGGTACCGGTCTCAGCCCCGGCGTCGTCGGCGGCGGCGACATCGTCGGCATCGTCAAAGCGTACCTCACCCGCGTCGGAAGCGGTCCGCTCCCGACCGAACTCGGCGGCGTCGAGGGTGACACGCCCGGCTACGACGAGCAGGGCGAGGGCGAGAACGAGGAACTGGCCGAGTACATCCGCGAGGAGGGCGGCGAGTACGGGACCGTCACCGGTCGCCCGCGCCGCGTCGGATGGCTCGACGTGCCGATGCTTCGCCACTCCGCGCGCACCAACGGTTTCACGGGACTCGCCGTCAACCACATCGACGTGCTCTCGGGCCTCGACGAAGTGAAAGTCGCCCACAGCTACGACCTCGACGGTGAGGAGAGATACACCGTCCCCGCCACCACCGAGCGATGGGCCGAGTGCGAACCCAACTACCGCACGTTCGACGGGTGGGACGACGTCGATTGGAGCCGCATCGCCGAGGAGGGGTACGACGCGATTCCGGAGAACGCCCGGACGTACCTCGAGTACGTCAGCGACGAACTCGACGCCGCCATCTACGCGGTCGGCGTCGGACCGGGCCGCGAGGAGACCGTCGTGGTGGAGAACCCACTCGAATAA
- a CDS encoding transcriptional regulator, with protein sequence METRTVEQVESWQSRSFDDGFAGLRELSDGEFSGAVRAGGAWLFMLNGRIIGVYEGSLDDFEDADGTAYAAPHPSLPLLFSMQEQGGETQAKYYTNKTPLSEVDSTLTSGNFTGYVELSENVLSGDYYVAYYGGRSMSVAFVGQSEQVVTGDEAFERANDEVGIYEVRDVDVEVTDVPEPDEPDESPGAATAGADSTPGGAGGASGVGTGASGASGSTVDESNVDSGGTGGPSESSATRGGVSGGAGATTGAGGSGTGGVTESDPTGATPSEVPSADSGSSRDRSVSERRSGADESGADRPPRVTRPARIRTGRDRLRRTPDRPRTDRVGRRGTRRADVRGANWRFRRGGDRGGRRRDRAVGGWDESGRDRRGSGRAIGVQRRRGRPDSTEGDDEADAASAFEDEEEWRETTTIPSLDPDRSEGPDDTASASSETALSADDTSSPGRTSSTSESPSSTQSGSEDGASATRTSAGGTSGGSGASSGQSTPTSGPGASSTSSEPADETGGESQARVRKLRSQLEQRKQQVEQLKQRLSNVESERNEYKRERDALRQEVERLEAKLETTGGTGSGSTNRQLDRSQAFDGTNLFVRYESKGKATLDEAANDAADASDVNANLRLEHHTQFEADDVDVDGEPFEEFLTSSFEYQFASWVVEELLYEIRDTGHRASLKDLYESIPKIDRVDLHGSVSAGGADDDTRQESFDVIMRDRMGNPLVLADLNGSRDPTTGEMMGSLVDAATGVAQAHDELSGAFQVTESFFEPEALETAESATSGGFLSREKRESFVKLSRKRGYHLCLVESRSGGFHLNVPEL encoded by the coding sequence ATGGAAACGCGCACGGTCGAGCAGGTCGAAAGTTGGCAGTCCCGTTCGTTCGACGACGGGTTTGCCGGCCTGCGCGAACTCTCAGACGGGGAGTTCTCGGGGGCAGTCAGGGCCGGTGGCGCGTGGTTGTTCATGCTCAACGGGCGGATAATAGGCGTCTACGAGGGGAGTCTCGACGACTTCGAAGACGCCGACGGCACCGCCTACGCCGCGCCCCATCCGTCGCTACCGCTGCTGTTCAGTATGCAGGAGCAGGGTGGCGAGACGCAAGCAAAGTACTACACGAACAAGACGCCGCTGTCGGAGGTCGATTCCACCCTGACCAGCGGGAACTTCACGGGGTACGTCGAACTCAGCGAGAACGTCCTGAGCGGGGACTACTACGTGGCCTACTACGGCGGGCGCTCGATGAGCGTCGCGTTCGTCGGCCAGAGCGAACAGGTCGTGACCGGCGACGAGGCCTTCGAGCGCGCCAACGACGAAGTAGGTATCTACGAAGTTCGGGACGTAGACGTGGAAGTGACCGACGTTCCGGAACCCGACGAACCGGACGAGTCGCCCGGCGCGGCGACGGCCGGAGCGGATAGCACTCCCGGCGGTGCGGGTGGCGCATCAGGCGTGGGAACCGGCGCATCGGGCGCGTCAGGGAGCACGGTCGACGAATCGAACGTAGATTCCGGCGGTACCGGTGGACCGTCCGAGTCGTCCGCCACGAGAGGTGGCGTATCCGGCGGAGCGGGCGCGACGACCGGCGCGGGAGGGTCCGGGACCGGCGGAGTGACCGAGTCCGACCCGACGGGCGCGACGCCCTCCGAAGTCCCGTCGGCCGACTCCGGGTCGTCTCGGGACCGGTCGGTCTCGGAACGTCGCTCCGGGGCGGACGAGTCGGGCGCGGACCGTCCCCCCCGAGTCACCCGACCAGCGCGAATCCGCACCGGCCGAGACCGACTCCGGCGCACGCCAGACCGACCCCGAACCGACCGCGTCGGACGCAGAGGCACTCGACGCGCGGACGTCCGGGGTGCAAACTGGCGATTCCGACGCGGTGGCGACCGAGGCGGGCGCAGGCGTGACCGAGCAGTCGGGGGCTGGGACGAGTCCGGACGCGACCGGCGAGGCAGTGGACGCGCAATCGGAGTCCAGCGCCGACGCGGTCGACCCGACTCGACCGAGGGCGACGACGAGGCGGACGCCGCGAGCGCGTTCGAGGACGAGGAGGAGTGGCGCGAGACCACGACGATTCCGTCGCTGGACCCCGACCGGAGCGAGGGTCCCGACGATACCGCGAGCGCGTCGTCCGAGACGGCACTGTCAGCCGACGATACCTCGTCCCCGGGGCGCACAAGTTCTACGTCGGAGTCCCCGTCGTCCACGCAGTCCGGGTCCGAGGACGGAGCGAGCGCGACGCGAACGTCTGCGGGTGGGACCTCCGGCGGGTCCGGAGCGTCGTCGGGCCAGTCCACGCCGACGTCCGGGCCGGGCGCGTCGAGCACGTCGAGCGAACCGGCCGACGAGACCGGCGGGGAATCCCAAGCCCGCGTCCGCAAACTTCGGTCGCAACTCGAACAGCGCAAACAGCAGGTCGAGCAGCTGAAACAGCGACTCTCGAACGTCGAGTCCGAGCGCAACGAGTACAAGCGCGAGCGCGACGCCCTCCGCCAAGAGGTCGAGCGACTCGAAGCCAAACTGGAGACCACCGGCGGAACCGGGTCGGGGAGTACCAATCGACAACTCGACCGGTCGCAGGCGTTCGACGGAACCAACCTGTTCGTCCGCTACGAGTCGAAGGGGAAGGCAACGCTCGACGAGGCCGCGAACGACGCCGCCGACGCGAGCGACGTGAACGCGAACCTCAGACTCGAACACCACACTCAGTTCGAGGCCGACGACGTGGACGTGGACGGCGAGCCGTTCGAGGAGTTCCTGACGAGTTCGTTCGAGTATCAGTTCGCCTCGTGGGTCGTCGAGGAACTGCTGTACGAGATTCGAGACACCGGCCACCGAGCCAGTCTGAAGGACCTCTACGAGTCGATTCCCAAAATCGACCGGGTGGACCTCCACGGGTCGGTGAGCGCCGGCGGTGCCGACGACGACACCCGGCAGGAGTCGTTCGACGTCATCATGCGTGACCGGATGGGTAACCCGCTCGTCCTCGCCGACCTCAACGGGTCGCGCGACCCCACGACCGGCGAGATGATGGGGTCGCTCGTGGACGCCGCCACGGGCGTCGCGCAGGCCCACGACGAACTCTCCGGCGCGTTCCAAGTCACCGAGAGCTTCTTCGAACCCGAGGCTCTCGAAACGGCCGAGTCCGCGACTTCGGGCGGGTTCCTGAGTCGGGAAAAGAGAGAGAGCTTCGTAAAACTCTCCCGCAAGCGGGGATACCACCTCTGTCTCGTGGAATCACGGAGCGGTGGCTTCCACCTGAACGTTCCGGAACTCTAG
- a CDS encoding UPF0058 family protein, whose protein sequence is MHKDELLELHEEMVLIMEYFQEKERVTDGLFDPYEELDVDPSHVHKSKSEHKHAVFVLGNALATAMSDDEFSEAGRIGKRMKELAEDAESKI, encoded by the coding sequence ATGCACAAGGACGAACTTCTCGAACTCCACGAGGAGATGGTACTCATCATGGAGTACTTTCAGGAAAAGGAGCGCGTGACCGACGGTCTGTTCGACCCGTACGAGGAACTCGACGTGGACCCCTCGCACGTCCACAAGTCCAAGAGCGAACACAAGCACGCGGTCTTCGTCCTCGGAAACGCGCTGGCGACCGCCATGAGCGACGACGAGTTCAGCGAGGCGGGCCGCATCGGCAAGCGGATGAAGGAACTCGCGGAAGACGCCGAATCCAAGATTTGA
- a CDS encoding ribbon-helix-helix domain-containing protein: MPKVEITIPEHLEMQIAQMVEQGEFVNREEAIEDLLSTGLKAYKTSGPMDDDDREPGIEDEGMMGHEDEYVF, translated from the coding sequence ATGCCGAAGGTAGAGATAACTATTCCGGAACATCTCGAAATGCAGATCGCCCAGATGGTAGAACAGGGCGAGTTCGTCAACCGAGAGGAAGCTATCGAAGACCTCCTCTCTACCGGGCTGAAAGCCTACAAAACGAGCGGTCCGATGGACGACGACGACCGCGAACCCGGTATCGAAGACGAAGGAATGATGGGTCACGAGGACGAGTACGTCTTCTAA
- a CDS encoding sulfite oxidase-like oxidoreductase: MSVTDVTDIHEEFDGERLPPGQRKTSKFPVLSKSGTPDWDPETWEFTVTGAVDEELTFSWEEFQDLPSETQNQDFHCVTGWSKFDCEFSGVTFPDLAEMAGVQDDAVHVMFSALDGYTTNLPLEDCMREEVLFTDEFDGDSLPPEHGGPLRVVTPHKYAYKGAKWVNGVEFLTEPERGYWEKRGYSNTANPWNEERYS; the protein is encoded by the coding sequence ATGAGCGTTACCGACGTGACCGACATCCACGAGGAGTTCGACGGCGAACGCCTACCGCCGGGCCAGCGCAAGACCAGCAAGTTTCCGGTCCTCTCCAAGAGCGGGACGCCGGACTGGGACCCCGAGACGTGGGAGTTCACGGTCACCGGAGCGGTGGACGAGGAACTCACCTTCTCGTGGGAGGAGTTTCAGGACCTGCCGAGCGAGACACAGAATCAGGACTTCCACTGCGTGACGGGGTGGAGCAAGTTCGACTGCGAGTTCTCGGGCGTTACGTTCCCGGACCTCGCCGAGATGGCTGGCGTCCAAGACGACGCGGTCCACGTGATGTTCTCCGCGCTCGACGGCTACACGACCAACCTCCCGCTCGAAGACTGCATGCGCGAGGAGGTGCTGTTCACCGACGAGTTCGACGGTGACTCGCTCCCGCCCGAACACGGCGGCCCCCTGCGGGTCGTCACGCCCCACAAGTACGCCTACAAGGGCGCGAAGTGGGTGAACGGCGTCGAGTTCCTGACCGAACCCGAGCGGGGCTACTGGGAGAAGCGCGGCTACTCCAACACGGCCAACCCGTGGAACGAGGAGCGATACAGCTAG